GGAAATAATATCAAGGAAATGAACTGAGTTGCTGCTAATGTAAACCTGTTCTCTCACTACCAGTCCAGTGCCCTGGACCAAAGTATTTCAGGATCATTACCTCACACTAGAACTAGTCTCTTTTCCTTCTAGCCACTGTCTTCTTAATCTCTATTTATACAGCTGTATTTCTAAAGTACCAATCTTACCCTAGCTCCCAACATCTTTTCAATAGCTTTTTATTGCCCACAATAAACTTCCTGAACCAGAGCCATTAAGGAGATCCATTGTAGTCTCTACCTACTGCTTCTGGACCTATTACTACTCGCTGCTGGACACAGATTGGATAGGCCACGTATGGTAAGTGCGATCTAGAACTTTAAGACTTAttcaaccagaaatcaaattaacCACGATTCCTTGTTTCTGGCCACCTTTTATCAGCCAACAAATGAAGTATATCTTCCATGTTTACTTCAGGATTTTATACATACAGTTCAGTTTATACTAAAGACTCAAAGGATACTTTAAATAGGGAAATGGAAGAGGGAAGTGAAGTCATGACACACTTTCCTTCAAATAAGGCAATCATTCAACATTTGAAAAGTTTACTGAAAACTTTTATTGTAATCAAAAAGTGACATAACAGGGTTGTAATGAATTCAGCAAATCATTCTGCTGATATTTTAGAACTGATATCAGCTTTTGCcaggcaattaaaaaaattcaaatgtgaaAATTTCACAGTACAGTAAACTCCACCCCAACTAATTAATGGTGGTTAAAAATAATAGGCCCTAGCAAAACCTCTCATGTTACATGGTCACAACTCACAATTCTGTACAAAAGTTCGTGTTATAAAGCTCTGATGTAAAAATCAAATAATCAAGCAGCAATATTTTAAGTGCAGCACAGGGTCTTCCGTATCATTATTTACAAGGCTTGAATCTCTTTACATTATAACAAAATTTAATACAGATGACTTAGGAattaagtcaatttttaaaaatctgcccttctacacagtgacagatttcactTTTTGGtcatccttctccttctccttttctttatctttgctcttctttgacttctttttcttatgTTTGTGTTTTTGGCTTTTTTCCAATTCTGCTTCAGTGCCTGCATGCTTCTTATGCTTCTTATGCTTTTTATGTttcttgtgctttttcttttccttctttttcttcttcttcttgctgTCCTGACTTTCTGCAGAGCTGGCACTGCTGCTGTGGCTCCGGGTTTGGCTTCCAGAAGGGCTGTGACTTCTGCTTGGACTGACACTCGGGCTGCTCTGACTCTGGCTCCTGGTGACGCCTGCCTGGCTGACTGCTGCCGTGTCCAggctctcctttgctttctccactaCTTTATCTTTCAGTTCCTTAGAAACCTTTCCTgcagtttcttcctcttttataGACACATtgctttcactgtcactttcattATAGTCTGGTTCAAAAGCAGCTTCATCGGTTTCTCTAGTTAAGTCAGAGGACAGTCGAGAGGAGTGACTTAACTGGGGCTTAGGCTTGATGGTGTTCTTATCAATTTGCCCAGTAACTGGCTCTTTCTCAATCTGTGGGTCAGGTGGGTTAAGTATATTAAGTGATTTATTGCCACTTGACTCTTTACTGTTCTTTGCCTCTAACATATGTTTCTCACGATCTTTACAGGGATTTTTATCTACAGATTTTGTCTCTTCACTTAAGCGTTTAGTATCATAAGTGGCTTTATGATCATGAGGTTTTTTGTCTCTCGTGGGACTAGAATTACTTTTTTTGGAATCTCCTGTTCCTTTTTTAGGCAAATCTCTCTCCTCCCTTGGCTTAGTTTTTTGTCCAGATGCAGAGTCTTTACTCCGAGAAGGAGAGTCTTTTCTTCTTgttaattcattcctttcatctcTACGTTTGGAACTTGAATACTCTCTGTTGTCATAATCTGTTTTTTTGTCTCTGTTGGGAGTGAAGTCTTTATTTGAGGACCCTCGAATGGAATCATGCTTATCTTCTTTCCCAGAAGTTCTAGTCTCTTTGGAAGACTGagacagacttttaaaatttccttgcTCATTCAGACGGTCCAGATTACTATCTTTCTCTGGCTGAGTgctgttgttctttctcttttctgggtTTTCCTTTTCCAATACTGAGTGATCTCGATCTTTGGTTTTCCCTTTTTCACTAGATGCAGAGTTTTTTGAACTTTTGACCTCATGCTGTGCAGTTTCATGGCTCACTTCCTTGGTGAGTTTCTGAATTTTCTCTGAtgattcactttctttttcagtatACTTGATTGCATTTGGTGGTTTAGTGCTAACATTTTTTATAACACTGGCAGGTTTTCCTACACTTGATATAGGCTGTGAGGTGGATTTAACATCTTCTTCTTCAGATTCAAAGTCATCTTTATCCCATTTGGATTGGGGAACCTGGATCATAATAATAACATCTTCAGCAGGAGCTGTGTTGTCATTATTATATTCTTCCATTGTCTTAATGACAGTTCGCTTTGTATCTGTTTTTTCCTCAGATTTCCGCACAGGACTGCCTCCAGTCGAACTGGtactaaaaagaattaaaatattttttattcaatgAAGAACTCGTAACTGTTAAACACTGATGAGTATAAAAAGACTTAacttaaatataataaatgccCTTTCAAGTTTCAAAAGCCCACTTACTCTGCTCTAAGATATGTGTGTATGATTACATAAAAGTAAGTGTGGCTCACTCCCAAAATCTACTTAACATCTGTTATCTTTTAACAATTGTTATCCTCAAAGACAAGAGTAACCAGCTAACCCCTAACATCAATACATTCTTAAGAAACATATTCTCCTTTTTTCACCCCTGCCATTATCAGCTACCTGGTATAATCCACAATgcaaccctccccaccccacccctccccaattATCAGATACCTGGTATAATCCACAAGTGTTGAGCTGGATCCTTCAGTTCCAGTCACTTTCCGCCTGACCTTtcctttgactttttcttgtttcactTTGCCAGATGTTGATTCCAATTTTTCAGAGGGTTCTTTTGTGTTAGATACATTTTCTGTACTTCCAATTTTTTTACCAGTTTCTCTGTTAAGCTTGATTTTTTTGGCTGGAGCAGCTGATGAtgaaattttgtctttttcaggTGTCCTATCCATCTTTTCAATATCAAGCTCCATTTTGCGCTTGGGTGATGGTTTCACTATTTCAGTTACTTCTAATTTAGAGATTTTCATTGAAGATGACTCAAAATCTTTATCTAcacttttttcttcagtttttctcttccttttttctcccttgcTATCAAGTGGTTTACTTTTCTCATTAGGCTTCCTGGCCTTTTCTTCCTTACTAGCTACCTTCTCTGACTTGATGTCTTTGGagtagtccttcttcactttttcctctttgaCTGGTTTTGTCTCCTGGTGCTCCTTTACTGACTTTGAGTGAGCTTTTCTGGGGGTACCAACcgtcttttcatctttttgagaGGAAGATGATGATTTCACATTGTCAGTCTTCGGGGTCTCCTCTTTGGCTTTTTTAAGTGGAGGTTCAGATCGAGGAGATTTTTCACGCTCTCCATCTAGTTTTTCTTGGGGTCCTTTAGCAGGTTTTACAACAGTTTCTTTTTTGGATACAGTAGATCCATCATTTTTCCGTTTGGTCTTGTCACCTTTTGCTTTAggtttatctttttctctcttgtctttttcAGACACTGATTTAAAAGTAATGGATTCAGCATCCATTGGTTCATCTCTAACAGGTGTAGCATCATCTCTACTTGGGAGAACAAACAATgagtctgttttattttcctcaccACTTGTAGGCTCTCTTGATTTCCTAGAAGTGTCTAGTAACTCTGGGTTCAGAAAGCCTTCACTTTCttctcccctttcttctttttcgatgtttcttatgtttatttcctttaccatctcctggagcattttcaccttccttgtcttttgacTTTGTATTATCCTTCTGATTGTGACTGTCTCTCGATGAAAGCTTTTCTGGATAGTTGCCACCTACATTTCGACTTCTATGACTCTGTCCACCAGAGTAATCCTCTCTGCGGCCTCTTGTGAAGGGAGAATTCCTAAGGTTAAGTGGTAAAAATCTTTCTGGAGAAAAGTTCTCTCTATTTGCTGATGGTCTAGGCTGTGCTCCAGTAGCAAAGCCTTTGTAATATTTTTCATACCACTCTCGATATTTTCTCTCCCATTCTCGATAACGTTCTTTCTCAAATGGGTCTCTAAAGTCAACACTCCTCCCATAATAAGCTTTCATGTCATAAGGTGGTGGAACTTCTCTGAATCTGTTAAAATATTCACGCTCTGTTTCTCCTTGAGGTACATTACGTTTATTAGGAGACTGTCCCCTAAATGCTTGAGGAGATCTTGATCGTGAGTGATACCGTCTATATGGAGGTGACCTTGACCTAGATCGATGATACCCGTGCGATCTAGACCGTGAACGGTAATTTCGactctttcctctgcctcttctgggGTATGGAGGTGATCGTGAATAGGAACGAGAATGTGAGCGGCTAAATGATCGAGAATAAGAACGTGACCGCGTTGAACCAGATCTTGATTTAGAATAAGTATATGAACTTCTTGAATAGGATGAACCACTATAGGGAGACTtggacctaaaaaaaaaaaaaaaaacaataattgaTAGTTGAgaaatatatactaaataaaatacagattcttgCATTCAAGTATGTTCTCCTCATGGTTCCATATTTCTTTATATCAAGTTTCATCTTAGATGATTAAAGAGGCACAGTGACCTCTACTGGAATGGAATAAAGTACACAAAGATCAGAGCAATCACTTGTTGCAAAACAAAAGTGAAGTCTTAATAATTAGAGTGAAGTGCATTAATGTACCGTGAATTATATGAGCTAATCAACACTAGACAAAATgccaattaaatttaaattttacttcctatctgattattttaagtagcactgatttttctctttttgtccttTACTGGCCAACAGTCTAGCTTTAAAAGGAACCATATTTTGAGCATAAGCTTAAAAAAGAAGTCTTCTAAACAAGCTTCTAGGGAATTTTTATAATTCAGTTTTTCTATCAATAAAGCAATTTGTAGTCTACTGTTATTTCATAATCACACAGGTTAATGTTCCAGCAGAAAGCTGTAGCCTTAAGAGGGTCCTCAGAAATGTATTCTTCGGCTACTCccctatttctttccttctataaaCATTTCCCAATTTTTTTCATACTATAAATAACTTCAAGGGACAAGGGTAATTTAATCCCCATAACTGCTAGTTCTACACAATAGAATTTACAGTGAGATATTATTTCCATAAACAGATACTGGGAAATAAGCTACATTTCCATTTCTATAAACCTAGACCGAATCAGAAAAATTCCATAACTGTGATGTTATTTATATCCATAGCTAATCCCTGGATATTCAAAGTCCCATTTGCAATTCTGTTGTGAAGGCTTGCAAAACACTAACCTGGAAAATGAGCGCCTACGCTCCTTTTGAATCTTTTTGTATTCCATCAATTCCTTAGCAAAATCATTTGTAAACTCATCTAGCTtggactttttcttttccctagtaaaataaagttaaagaGTGAAAGTTAACAAAAACCATTTAAGAAAACTAACAAGACAAATGTAATTAGAttatgaatgaaatgaatgaaattgccattagttttccactttaaaactataaataactAGGAATCCCTGAGGAAGTTGCTTGTATGACTTGGTTTAAGTTTTAGGTGATTTTTCTTACACTAACTGGAAACACTGGAAAATGCTTCCAAAGATACCTGTTTAATGTTACATCAGAAAATGAACGTGTAGAGTAATTTCAAATTAGAACACTTACTCTTCTTTTAGTCGTCGTTGCTCTCTATAGAATTCTTCCCTGGACAAAGGTGGTGCTTGTGTTGTTGGGATGGTATTAGAATGAGCAGTCTGTACTCCAGATGACACCCAAGGTGCAGATAAATTGGTTGGAGCTGGAGGAAACCCTGGAGGGGGAACACTATACCCAGCAGGTGGTGGCTGGccaggaggaaactgaggagaGAACTGTGGTGGAGGAACACCTGGGAGAGGAAGTGTGTGGGGAGGAGGCGGATACAAGGGAGGGGGTGGGACAGGCACAAACACTGGAGTCGCTGGCAGTGACGGGCCTTGAGTTCTCTGTGATCTTTCGCTGTGGTGTCGTCCACGGTTTATACTTCTGGAAAAATAATTCCAAGATATTAAAGCATCTGAGATAAGGAAGCTTATCTTTTCTATCCCAAAACTCTTTAAATAAGCATCAGGACACTGATATAAACTGAATGTAAAGGTAACATCATTCACATGTTAAAAACAACTTTTCAGGCCAGTTAGGGACTGAGAAGATATACGTTTACAAGGCCTTCTTTATATGGAGACACTATGTTCTCTTGTGAAGTTCCAATTATCACTTCACAATGATCTCTTGTTACTTCTTAATCCATCATTTAAAGGAGCTGATAGGTTAAAGCCTGTGATCTGGTTCTCCCCAAAATGCCTTCCAAGATCAAGTTTAAATGAAGAAAACCCACTTCCTATAATCTTTTTGAGTAAATATGTAAAGACCCTTCAAACTAGAACAATTACTAGTTTAACAGTTGTAATCAGTAACTGAAAATCTGTTTTATTCTCACACAGTTAAAATTAAGTGCTAAAATTCTGCCTCATCAAAGaaacagtggtttaaaaaaaaaaaaaaagtgggcttATTTCTGTTAAGCTTTTTAAAAGGATCTTTAAATTACAGGTAACTGGTATACAACAGCAGCAGTAGGGGTTTAGATTTTAAGCCTCTTTTCAGAGAGTCTGATTTAGTAAATATCCTATTAAATACGTGATTTAGCAACAAAACAGTAGTTATCCTTCATAAGCTTAGCAATTCCCTTTGGTGCACTAGAAGATATCCTTAAGAATGACCTAGAGAGTAAAACTTATATGGGTTACTTCTTAGATTGACACTGCTTGTGTATCTCCAGAGCAAGGGTCCCTAACAATCTCCTGTCTCttcttttagaagaaaagatGGCAGAAGACTGGGACAACTGAGTCTAGGAGAGAAATATGTGCAATTCTTCTTTACATTAGGAGTTGAACTGGTTAACATTCACTTTAAATTAATGACAACATCTTAAACATTGTATAGGCTTTACTGACTTCCCTCTACACTCAACAGAGATAAGCCAATATTCTGCTATGTGCTGACAAGGAGAAAGTAGTCCTTAAGAAGGAGTAGCAAAGATGTAGCCTTAAAAAcccaatatttaaaatactaaatgtaACCTATTCTTTTATAGGCCTCTCAAGCGCAACTCAAGATTTAAGTGAGGTATCTGCAAACCAAATGAACTCATTTCCCTTGCCACTGCTATGCtttaatttttgctgtatttttcaGTGTGTCATCAGATTACTGTTATTCACGACTTTTAGCAAGCCTACCTGTAGcagcttctctctcctcttctaatTTGCTGTGGTGGAGAAACCAAGTATCCAAGTTTGTTGGAACTATGTGGAAAGATAAAATAGGCTTGAGTATAATACATGATCTTTTGGTGCACAGACTTTAAGACACCTATTTTTTAACTATTCCGGAAACTTTTCCTTACTCCCTGATTCTTGCTTGTTCCAGATAGAGAGATATGAGCAAGCATTGTATGTACCtgaatattttttctgattaACATTATAAACAATGAAGCCTCAATATAAACTTCATGTAGTacattttaattagcattttataACGTTACTTTgaactgtgtgttttttttttttaaaaagatcccatgtacttaaaaaaagttaagtatttatttattggctgtgctggattgCTGCTCGGGCTCTTCTCTgcttgtggggagcaggggctggtCTTTGTGGCAGTGTGCAGGattctcactggggtggcttctcctgttgcacagcatggactctagggcgcATGTACTTCAGCAGTTACGAAccctgggctcagcagttgcagttcctgggctctagagaacacaggctcaacagctgtggtgtatgggcttGGTTGGTCCTAGGCATGTGGGATGTCCCCGGACCAGGCATCAGaaccctgcgttggcaggtgggttcttcaccaatgagccaccagggaagccttgaactTAACtgttacagaaaaggaaaagagtccTTTTATCTGCTGGGAACTATGTGGAGGTGTCTGACATGTGAGGTAAGTAGCACCATTCCAATTCTACAGATGAGGCTAAGGTAAGTAGCACCATTCCAATTCTACAGAGGAGGCTGAGAAGTACAATCACACACTCACTGTCATACAGCTAGTAAATGcaggagctgggattcaaacccagatctgtctTCAAATCCTGTATTCTTTCTACTGAtagatttgtatgtgtgtgtgttagtcactcagtcatggctgactctgtgacttcatggactttagcccaccaggatcttctgtctatgtaattcttcaggcaagaatactggagtgggtagccattcccttctccagggaaatcgtcccaatccaggcattgaacctgggtctcccacactgcaggcagattcttcaccatctgagccaccagggaagccttttctaCTGATACATTCTTAACATACTTTTTCTATAATGAGTCTGATTTATCTTTCAAACAAAAAGATCAAAGTTTTAGAATATAAGCCAGTTTATATGAATTAAATATATGAgctatataaacataaatattatataaaacaataaacaaatctGATTTTTAATGCCATAAAAAATTATACCCTATagaattttttgctttttcttctgagAGGAGGAAGGACTTATTACAGGGACTGTTCACAAAGCATGTCGCTCAAACTTCATAGATTTTAATATGTAATAGAATTTAATTAACTGAACtattcaaaatgagaaattttgtGATTGATacactttaaaaagaatttataagtttataattattttagaaaacacattcttttagaaaataattcttcATATAGTCTTGAGTTTGTGACATTTTACATAAAAACTGTAAACTACGGCATATAAGAGAGTTTATAATAAAAGACACTCAGCAACACACTACTTAGATTGTAATTTCTATCTCTGGTTTGAAAGCAATCATCTGAAGATTATGTGAAACATATACTTACTGTTCCCAACCTGGTCGACCACCACCTGGACGAGCAGCATTTATTCTTACTGGACCTTGgacaaaaaaataagaacaactaaatatacaattatatgctgaataaagctaaaattattttttaagggaaaaaattcaAACCAAAATGATTTTATACTCACCAGTTGTGGGGATCAACTGTCCATGCAATAATGACTGTCCAAGCAAAGAGGGGGTTCCAAGTACAGGCACCTGGTAACCctttagaaaaaaacacaaatagttaaaaaacaaaacaaaaaactactgtAATAATATAAAAAGGTCTCCAAATTTAAAAGCCAATGAAACTTACCTTCTCTTCCATAAGAGCAGTAATTGCAATTGAAGAAGCTCCCTTTGAATGTTCTGATGCAAGTGCTGCAGCTGGCAGTATTTTATTATCTGAAtccctagaaaataaaataatttacaacaACATTAAAAGGTCATTACAAATAAAGAattaaaggtacaaacttccagttatgtaAGATAAGTACTCAGGAtgcaatgtacaacatgatgactgTAGGTAACACAGCTGTATGGTATACTGGAAAGCTGTTAAGAGAGATTAAATCCTAAGACTTCTCATCACAAGGAGGTGAGAACTCTTTTTTCCACTTCTTATTGTATTTAGGTGAGAAGACGGATGTTAGCTGATCCTACTGcagtaattatttcacaatatgtgTAAGTCAAATCAGCACGCTGTGTGCCTTAAATTTCAATGAGAATATTTTCcgtatttttgaagaaaaattctATTATTCCAAAGATTGAGTCATATTTAAAGGCCTCAAACACTTGCGGAGAGGAGCCACcgcacgtccaaggagcagtggctgcagcgCGCaaaggagggccgagaggagctactccatgttcaaggtcaggagggttggccagtgaggagatatccctcgtccaaggtaagggacagcagctgcactttgctggagcagctgtgaagagataccccacatctaaggtaagagaaacccaagtaagatggtaggtgttgcaagagggcatcagagggcagacacactgaaaccataatcacagaaaactagccaatctgatcacaagaaccacagccttgtctaactcaatgaaactaagccatgctgtgtggggccacccaagatgggagggtcatgatggagagatctgacagaatgtggcccactggagaagggaatggcaaaccacttcacttttcttgccttgagaaccccatgaacagtatgaaaaggcaaaatgataggatactgaaagggaaactccctgggttggtaggtactcaatatgctactggagatcagtggagaaataactccagaaagcacgaagggatggagccaaagcaaaaacaatacccagctgtggatgtgactggtgatcgaagcaaggcccgatgctgtaaagagcaatattgcataggaacctggaatgttaggtccatgaatcaaggcaaattggaagtggtcaaacaggagatggcaagagtgaacgtcgacattctaggaatcagcaaactaaaatggactggaatgggtgaatttaactcagatgaccattatatctactactgtgggcaggaacccttagaagaaatggagtagccatcatggtcaacaaaagagtccgaaatgcagtacttggatgcaacctcaaaaatgacagaatgatctcttcgtttccaaggcaaaccattcaatatcacagtaattcaagcctgtgccccaaccagtaacgctgaagaagctgaagttgaatggctctatgaagacctacaaggctttctagaactaacacccaaaacagatgtccttttcattatagggactggaatgcagtaggaagtcaagaaacacctggaataacaggcaaatttggccttggagtatggaatgaagcagggaaaaggctaatagagttttgccaagagaacgcactggtcatagcaaacaccctcttccaacaacacaagagaagactctacacacggacatcaccagatggtcaacaccgaaatcagattgattatattctttgcagccaaagatggaggagctctatacagtcagcaaaaacaagactgggagctgactgtggctcagatcatgaacactctattgccaaattcagacttaaattgaagaaagtggggaaaaccactagaccattcaggtatgacctaaatcaaatcccttatgattatacagtggaagtgagaaatagatttaagggactacatctgatagagtgcctgatgaactatggacagaggttcgtgacattgtacaggatacagggataaaaaccatccccatggaaaacaaatgcaaaaaagcaaaatggctatctggggaggccttacaaacagctgtgaaaagaagagaagcaaaaagcaaaggagaaaaggaaagatataagcatctgaatacagagttccaaagaatagcaaggggagataagaaagccttcctcagcaatcaatgcaaatagaggaaaacaacagaatgggaaagactagagatctcttcaagaaaatcagagataccaagggaacatttcatgcaaaaatgggctcgataaaggacagaaatggtatggacctaacagaagcagaagatattaagaagaggtggcaagaatacacaggagaactgtacaaaaaagatcttcatgacccagataatcacgatggtgtgatcactcacctagagccacacatcctggaatgggaagtcaaatgggccttagagagcatcactatgaacaaagctagtggaggtgatggaattccagtggagctatttcaaatccaaagatgatgctgtgaaagtgctgcactcagtatgccagcaaatttggaaaactcaacagtggccacagaactgggaaaaggtcagttttcatgccaatcccaaagaaaggcaatgccaaagaatgctcaaactaccacacaattgcactcatctcacacgctagtaaagtaatgctcaaaattctccaagccaggcttcagcaatatgtgaaccatgaacttcaagatgttcaagctggttttagaaaaggcagagcaaccagagatcagattgccaacatccgctggatcatcaaaaaagcaagagagttccagaaaaacatctatttctgctttattgactatgccaaagcctttgactgtgtggatcacaataaactgtggaaaattctgaaagagatgggaataccagaccacctgacctgccccttgagaagcctatatgcaggtcaggaagcaacagttagaactggacatggaacaacagactggttccaaataggaaaaggagcatgtcaaggctgtatattgtcaccctacttatttaacttctatgcagagtacatcatgagaaatggtgggctggaagaagcacaagctggaatcaagcttgccgggagaaatatcaatgacctcaga
This genomic interval from Bos mutus isolate GX-2022 chromosome 25, NWIPB_WYAK_1.1, whole genome shotgun sequence contains the following:
- the RBBP6 gene encoding LOW QUALITY PROTEIN: E3 ubiquitin-protein ligase RBBP6 (The sequence of the model RefSeq protein was modified relative to this genomic sequence to represent the inferred CDS: deleted 1 base in 1 codon), which produces MSCVHYKFSSKLNYDTVTFDGLHISLCDLKKQIMGREKLKAADCDLQITNAQTKEEYTDDNALIPKNSSVIVRRIPIGGVKSTSKTYVISRTEPVMGTSKAIDDSSASISLAQLTKTANLAEANASEEDKIKAMMSQSGHEYDPINYMKKPLGPPPPSYTCFRCGKPGHYIKNCPTNGDKNFESGPRIKKSTGIPRSFMMEVKDPNMKGAMLTNTGKYAIPTIDAEAYAIGKKEKPPFLPEEPSSSSEEDDPIPDELLCLICKDIMTDAVVIPCCGNSYCDECIRTALLESDEHTCPTCHQNDVSPDALIANKFLRQAVNNFKNETGYTKRLRKQLPPPPPPIPPPRPLIQRNLQPLMRSPISRQQDPLMIPVTSSSTHPAPSMSSLTSNQSSLAPPVPGNPSSAPAPVPDITATVSISVHSEKSDGPFRDSDNKILPAAALASEHSKGASSIAITALMEEKGYQVPVLGTPSLLGQSLLHGQLIPTTGPVRINAARPGGGRPGWEHSNKLGYLVSPPQQIRRGERSCYRSINRGRHHSERSQRTQGPSLPATPVFVPVPPPPLYPPPPHTLPLPGVPPPQFSPQFPPGQPPPAGYSVPPPGFPPAPTNLSAPWVSSGVQTAHSNTIPTTQAPPLSREEFYREQRRLKEEEKKKSKLDEFTNDFAKELMEYKKIQKERRRSFSRSKSPYSGSSYSRSSYTYSKSRSGSTRSRSYSRSFSRSHSRSYSRSPPYPRRGRGKSRNYRSRSRSHGYHRSRSRSPPYRRYHSRSRSPQAFRGQSPNKRNVPQGETEREYFNRFREVPPPYDMKAYYGRSVDFRDPFEKERYREWERKYREWYEKYYKGFATGAQPRPSANRENFSPERFLPLNLRNSPFTRGRREDYSGGQSHRSRNVGGNYPEKLSSRDSHNQKDNTKSKDKEGENAPGDGKGNKHKKHRKRRKGEESEGFLNPELLDTSRKSREPTSGEENKTDSLFVLPSRDDATPVRDEPMDAESITFKSVSEKDKREKDKPKAKGDKTKRKNDGSTVSKKETVVKPAKGPQEKLDGEREKSPRSEPPLKKAKEETPKTDNVKSSSSSQKDEKTVGTPRKAHSKSVKEHQETKPVKEEKVKKDYSKDIKSEKVASKEEKARKPNEKSKPLDSKGEKRKRKTEEKSVDKDFESSSMKISKLEVTEIVKPSPKRKMELDIEKMDRTPEKDKISSSAAPAKKIKLNRETGKKIGSTENVSNTKEPSEKLESTSGKVKQEKVKGKVRRKVTGTEGSSSTLVDYTSTSSTGGSPVRKSEEKTDTKRTVIKTMEEYNNDNTAPAEDVIIMIQVPQSKWDKDDFESEEEDVKSTSQPISSVGKPASVIKNVSTKPPNAIKYTEKESESSEKIQKLTKEVSHETAQHEVKSSKNSASSEKGKTKDRDHSVLEKENPEKRKNNSTQPEKDSNLDRLNEQGNFKSLSQSSKETRTSGKEDKHDSIRGSSNKDFTPNRDKKTDYDNREYSSSKRRDERNELTRRKDSPSRSKDSASGQKTKPREERDLPKKGTGDSKKSNSSPTRDKKPHDHKATYDTKRLSEETKSVDKNPCKDREKHMLEAKNSKESSGNKSLNILNPPDPQIEKEPVTGQIDKNTIKPKPQLSHSSRLSSDLTRETDEAAFEPDYNESDSESNVSIKEEETAGKVSKELKDKVVEKAKESLDTAAVSQAGVTRSQSQSSPSVSPSRSHSPSGSQTRSHSSSASSAESQDSKKKKKKKEKKKHKKHKKHKKHKKHAGTEAELEKSQKHKHKKKKSKKSKDKEKEKEKDDQKVKSVTV